One genomic region from Cryptococcus neoformans var. grubii H99 chromosome 10, complete sequence encodes:
- a CDS encoding NAD binding dehydrogenase: MRGSPSLRSFSRFNYYSNLSKSTRFTEPTVLPAAAFIPRYTRGFTRTTMRPTAAVEGLGQDDEIPSARLQPEPGPDVKVLIIGAGNINFGSDEGPWNHSQRLEQKLGNRLKIVGLVDPATSRAEAVLKAKSLTFAASAYADTPIYPSVKDAISALSSNPPEMILLGSPPAFRGTTDPSKGYNAEVQLTESFPNAALFIEKPVSTGSVEEALKTAEYLEGKSNLVSVGYMLRYSAAVQKMKQILKENNLEVMMTSARYVMAYEHSAKVAWWTKSIDCGPIVEQATHFCDLSRYFAGEVDLDTVMAHSIEWYEKPGQLTKIPFDESALVPEDDRIPRFTSATWKYKSGAIGHLEHGVSLQGTQFSTEITVFADGYQLKLIDPYNRPTLYVRRPGNDVEEIHNFKDDDAFLSEMSTFIDTASKGSSEIPVLSSFADAVRTYEFTWAIRWASEKTSRSRA, translated from the exons ATGAGAGGATCTCCCAGCCTGAGGTCGTTCAGTCGGTTCAATTACTACAGTAACTTGAGTAAGTCAACTCGATTCACCGAACCAACCGTTCTCCCAGCAGCTGCATTCATTCCAAGATATACACGAGGGTTTACCAGGACAACAATGAGACCAACTGCCGCCGTGGAAGGATTAGGCCAGGATGATGAGATTCCTTCTGCTAG ATTGCAACCTGAACCAGGGCCAGACGTAAAAGTATTGATAATCGGAGCGGGCAACA TCAACTTTGGTTCTGACGAAGGG CCCTGGAATCACTCCCAACGGCTCGAACAAAAATTAGGTAACCGGTTGAAGATTGTCGGACTAGTCGATCCTGCAACTTCACGGGCTGAAGCAGTCTTGAAGGCGAAATCACTCACTTTCGCTGCTTCAGCTTATGCCGATACACCCATCTATCCATCGGTCAAAGATGCCATCTCTGCATTATCTTCAAATCCACCTGAAATGATCCTTCTAGGATCTCCACCCGCTTTCAGAGGTACAACCGACCCATCGAAAGGCTACAACGCTGAGGTACAACTTACCGAAAGTTTCCCCAACGCCGCTCTATTCATTGAGAAACCCGTCAGTACGGGAAGTGTTGAAGAAGCCCTCAAAACCGCCGAATACTTGGAAGGGAAAAGTAACCTGGTTAGTGTCGGTTACATGCTAAGGTATTCTGCGGCTGTGCaaaagatgaagcagaTCTTGAAAGAGAACAACCTTGAAGTCATGATGACCTCGGCGAGGTATGTGATGG CTTACGAACATAGCGCGAAAGTCGCCTGGTGGACTAAGTCTATCGATTGCGGACCTATCGTTGAGCAGGCTA CCCATTTCTGCGATCTCTCAAGATACTTCGCTGGAGAAGTAGATCTGGACACTGTCATGGCACACAGCATAGAATGGTACGAAAAGCCTGGCCAGCTTACTAAA ATACCCTTCGACGAGAGCGCCCTTGTACCGGAAGATGATCGAATTCCCCGTTTCACGAGCGCTACTTGGAAATACAAGTCAGGTGCCATCGGTCATTTAGAACATGGTGTTTCCCTTCAAGGTACACA ATTCTCCACCGAGATCACCGTATTCGCTGATGGATACCAGTTGAAGCTGATTGATCCTT ACAACCGACCAACTCTTTACGTTCGAAGACCTGGGAATGATGTTGAAGAAATTCACAATTTCAAAGACGATGATGCATTCCTTTCGGAAATGTCAACATTTATTGATACGGCTAGTAAAGGTAGTTCGGAGATACCGGTTTTGAGTTCATTTGCGGATG CTGTGCGGACATATGAATTTACTTGGGCTATTCGATGGGCAAGTGAAAAGACCAGTAGATCAAGGGCCTAA
- a CDS encoding nuclear protein codes for MSPSGGRGTQECISLRYSIETDNSPVGAHGQLRPAKRVKVATACENCKTRKVGCDGSHPCHRCIQDQRTCTYAQKEARSALTRARMTELEDRISAYERIWNAVLEEYPIQQAYDDAVGYGMSLAIDKARMLRLPKSQSHVNHSYRLPTAISPPSPYFSFNRTEPRTSAIRLSSPTALISLPPTRMPSIEPESEPLQSTSDEVEGSYEWKEAAKQVPGQANLQSDAGMASLTYSGKGASYLGLSSGATFLNAIRRLSPQAVAELSPNGAFITSGSLVMGGCSNALQGLNPNPAEQQVVLPSAVKTKSLVESYFRYFHPLTPLVHEPTIRAQISGAVPIVKPGSDVLMYMIFAMGALDLAQSEEDDDGHEYYETARQSMDREILEGGTLPLVQGLAIMANYLQRNNRPNAGYLCLGMAIRMATALGLHTPAAGKKCSALEKEMRIRVWWSLVALEAGCAVTFGRPHSVGPFQLAAIPLPLNVDDEYLTVSTTVQPKSCDRPTLYTALIVQAELAKVTCGIHDRILQSHPAPTVEQVKRYNERVVSVLQARSNILQVEQNGPYQLARRIQIWRTNDFRAVLHRPILLAAAWDTSHRKILLPGVREAIEACRVLALENLEDIGNFVSTQPNHQRGTEWYTLYFAFQASLTLLLSIVWEPHHTNATQWRSVLTSTALWFRQIQSMKRLALAYASVLESVVGKLPPLEVIDALIRAVGDTSSSSQSNLGIMPNPVTDQGSADILDFERYWMELWDNDTSTSNLGWSVDDNTQNGWQF; via the exons ATGAGCCCAAGCGGGGGAAGAGGCACCCAAGAATGTATCTCGCTACGATACTCGATAGAAACAGATAACAGTCCTGTGGGAGCACATGGACAATTACGGCCAGCGAAAAGAGTCAAAGTCGCGACAGCCTGTGAAAATTGTA AAACGCGAAAAGTAGGGTGTGATGGAAGTCATCCATGTCACCGATGTATACAGGACCAACGTACATGTACGTACGCACAAAAAGAAGCGAGATCGGCTCTGACACGGGCAAGGATGACCGAGTTGGAAGATCG CATCTCAGCGTACGAGAGGATCTGGAACGCTGTGTTAGAAGAATACCCGATACAGCAGGCGTATGATGATGCTGTGGGATACGGAATGTCATTAGCCATTGACAAAGCGAGGATGTTACGACTACCAAAAAGTCAG TCTCACGTCAATCATTCCTATAGACTACCCACCGCCATTTCTCCCCCATCCCCCTACTTCAGCTTTAACAGAACGGAACCTCGCACTTCAGCGATACGCCTTTCTTCCCCGACTGCGTTGATATCTTTACCTCCTACTCGAATGCCATCCATTGAACCTGAGTCAGAGCCGCTTCAGTCGACCTCAGATGAAGTCGAGGGTAGTTATGAATGGAAAGAAGCAGCGAAACAGGTCCCCGGTCAAGCAAACTTGCAATCAGACGCTGGGATGGCAAGTTTGACTTATTCAGGGAAAGGCGCTAGTTATCTCGGTCTATCGTCAGGGGCAACATTCTTGAACGCCATTAGAAGGCTGTCTCCACAAGCTGTGGCGGAGCTGTCACCAAATGGCGCCTTCATAACTTCTGGTTCGTTGGTGATGGGCGGTTGTTCGAATGCGTTGCAGGGATTGAACCCAAATCCGGCAGAACAACAAGTTGTTCTGCCTTCTGCTGTAAAAACAAAATCTTTGGTGGAAAGTTACTTCCGATACTTTC ATCCCCTCACTCCTCTTGTCCACGAGCCAACTATCCGAGCGCAAATAAGTGGTGCTGTTCCAATCGTCAAACCCGGTTCAGACGTATTGATGTATATGATCTTCGCCATGGGCGCTTTAGATCTAGCTCAAtccgaagaagatgatgatggacaTGAGTACTATGAGACAGCCCGGCAATCTATGGATAGAGAAATTCTGGAAGGTGGAACTTTACCTCTTGTTCAGGGTCTAGCGATCATGGCGAATTATTTGCAACGTAATAACCGTCCTAACGCTGGGTATTTGTGTTTGGGTATGGCGATACGTATGGCTACTGCCTTAGGACTACATACGCCCGCAGCAGGGAAGAAATGCTCTGCCctggagaaagagatgagaatCAGGGTGTGGTGGTCTCTGGTAGCTTTGGAAGCTGGTTGTGCGGTGACTTTCGGTAGACCACATTCAGTTGGGCCGTTTCAACTGGCAGCGATACCATTACCTCTTAACGTGGATGACGAGTATTTGACCGTATCGACCACTGTACAACCGAAATCTTGTGACCGTCCAACGCTTTACACAGCTTTGATCGTCCAAGCGGAACTTGCGAAAGTCACTTGTGGTATTCATGATAGGATCTTACAGTCTCACCCTGCCCCGACTGTTGAACAAGTCAAACGGTACAATGAGAGAGTGGTTTCAGTTCTGCAGGCCCGGTCGAATATTTTGCAGGTCGAACAGAATGGTCCTTACCAGCTGGCTAGGAGGATTCAGATATGGCGCACAAATGATTTCAGAGCGGTTCTTCATAGACCAATCTTGCTGGCCGCTGCGTGGGATACCAGTCATAGGAAGATACTGCTGCCTGGAGTGAGGGAAGCTATCGA AGCATGTCGAGTGCTGGCTCTGGAAAACCTCGAAGATATCGGCAATTTCGTTTCTACCCAGCCAAATCATCAAAGAGGAACCGAATGGTACACTCTGTACTTTGCTTTTCAAGCTTCCTTGACGCTATTACTATCAATTGTGTGGGAGCCGCATCATACCAATGCCACACAGTGGAGATCCGTACTTACCTCTACAGCGCTTTGGTTTAGGCAGATACAATCAATGAAGAGG CTTGCTTTGGCCTATGCGTCAGTGCTCGAGAGTGTTGTTGGGAAACTTCCTCCACTGGAGGTGATCGATGCACTGATCCGTGCAGTGGGAGAtacctcttcaagctctcaaTCGAACTTGGGGATCATGCCAAACCCTGTTACGGATCAAGGGAGTGCAGATATCCTAGATTTTGAACGATATTG GATGGAGCTTTGGGATAACGACACTAGTACATCTAACTTGGGATGGTCCGTTGATGATAACACGCAGAATGGTTGGCAGTTTTGA